AATATATTCCCTCTTCTTCAGCTTCACAATCTTGTCTGGCCCACATAGCCAAATCATATGCTTCTATGCAATCCATTCCTCTGTTAATGGAACCTACATAGACTAGTGCTGCAAATTCCTCGCAGTCATCTGAAAAGTTTTTTAGATTGGCATTTGTTAAATTCACAGTAATTAAGCATACCATGAAAAACAGATTTTTTTATTTTTAAGAGCATTCGAGGTTAACAGCCAGCTTTTTTTTGTAAGGGTTTAGTGGTTCTTTATAAAACTTTTTTATTGCCTTTTAAAAAAACTCTCCGCGGTTTTTTCAACAATGCTATCATATTCTTGTTCTGAAAGCATAATTCCTTTTTTAAATGGTTTGACCATTATATCTCCAGAATCATCGAACATAATTTTAGTGGCCGTCAGTTTTATTTTTCCATTGTCCAATTCGAGTATCAGCCCAGGTAGACCAAAATAACCGGCTGGTCCAAAAAAACTTGGCAAATCGGTGCAGAACCATGCCGTAATATCAAACACAAATTCACCTTTTGAATTTTTTATTTTATCCACTGAGGTGGCTTTTTGGCATTTAAAGCCACAAATAAGTTTGGTTTCTTTGGAAATTTCCCATTTTTTCGGTTTCAGTGTCACTCTGAAGTCTTGTCCTGAAAAGTGTTTTTTGGTAAAGTAAATCGAGTCTCTTCTGTTTATATAGAAAGAACCTTTTGTTCCACCAAAGGAGGTCGATAATTCTCTAAAATTATTGCTCTCATAATCTGAAGCCAATGATTTGGCGGGTATGAATATTGAATGATGGCCGTTTATGGTCAATTTGTATGATACTTCTTCAGCATTGTCTTTCAGTAATCTGTTGAAGTTGGAAATACTGCTTTTGTATTTCCCAATATTTGCAGTATCGATTGAGGCATTGATAGATTTTTTGTAAACCACTGACAATTTGTTGCTGCTCGACTGAGCAGTAAGTGTGGTGTAAGTTGTGATGAATAAAAAAATAGCAAAGGAGCAGAAGGTTCGAAACATATTAAATATTGCATTGGCCTTTGGGCAGAGAATTATTTACGGGTTATTGGTTCGCGAAGAACAAACAGGCCATCATTATTGCGTTGCCAGCATCAAAAGCATCTTCACGAGACCAACCTTCGTTAAGTGCTGCTTTATAAACTGCGTATCCCAAATCAAAACAATCGAAAACCAATAAATTGGCCTTATTTACGTGTTGTCTGTTGTGTATTTTGGAAGTGTCGCTAGATAATTGTTCTCTTTGGGTCTTTACTATAGCGGTAGTTTTGGATTTTTTAGAATCATCCGTTGCATATGAAGAATAACCGACAACCAAAAAACAAACAAACAATATTACTTTTTTCATTTTCCTTGGATTTTAAAGTTAACAAGCAGTGTTTTCCTTACTATTTGAATTAGCGCCAAAATGTAAGATTGTGTTAAAGTTGAAAAAAAAAAGCTGAAAAAAGAAAGAAAAATCTTAAAAATTATTAGAGGATAAACTGTAAGGTTTTTGTGGCGGGCACTTCTGTAAAACCTTTAAAAATATTGTTGAATAGGTTGTTGATTCG
This portion of the Flagellimonas lutaonensis genome encodes:
- a CDS encoding GLPGLI family protein, whose protein sequence is MFRTFCSFAIFLFITTYTTLTAQSSSNKLSVVYKKSINASIDTANIGKYKSSISNFNRLLKDNAEEVSYKLTINGHHSIFIPAKSLASDYESNNFRELSTSFGGTKGSFYINRRDSIYFTKKHFSGQDFRVTLKPKKWEISKETKLICGFKCQKATSVDKIKNSKGEFVFDITAWFCTDLPSFFGPAGYFGLPGLILELDNGKIKLTATKIMFDDSGDIMVKPFKKGIMLSEQEYDSIVEKTAESFFKRQ